The DNA segment aaaaatatataacaatacgaaaacaattAAGTACATGAATAATATTACATTATCTTTGCGCCCATCATCAACTCAAACTCACTCAAATCCACTTTCCCATCAAAATTCAAATCCACAGCTTTAATCATCTTCTCAAACTGATCCATATCCCATCCTTTAGCTAACCCTAAACACTCAAGAACTCTCTTAATTTCTGTAGCATCTATATACCCATCTCCGTCTTCGTCGAACACCGTAAATGCTCGTTTCATCAGCTCGGAACGTCTCAAACCATCTTGATCATCATCCAAACCATCCACGATCTCTTCTGCTTtcaactcttgatcttcttcTAAACTGCCCGGAAGCTCGAAATTCTTAGTTTCATCCATTCCACCTATTAACCCAAGATTTTCGACAACTTTACGTGCTTGTTCTTTCTTAATTCTTCCTTCCGCATCCATTCCAAACACAGTTGTTAATGCTTGAGCTGCTAAATCATCGAACTTTGTTAGATTCAGTGGTTTAGAAGCTGGTTTTGGATCTACTTCCACATTATCGACATTTGATTTACTTGGTTGTGCCCGGAACCCGTGTAGAACGTCTCCGATGAAGCGATAACAAGTGCCGACGATATCGATCATATTTATCTTTTAGGTAtacacacaaaaaagaaaaaaacccaccGAACTTtcaaaatgaaataaaaagaaaatgtgaatgatgaaatttagggtctgCTCAAGGACTGCTTATATAGTAGGAGGCATGACGATTTAATATTGGCAATTTGGTACGTACTGACTACTGATGAAAATGTCATTTTCCTTGATGCACTGCCAAGATTCTTATTGCCCTTAATTATTAATACGAAATAAAGTAATTTTTGCGTAATTTGTAGATAAATTAATCGGCTT comes from the Papaver somniferum cultivar HN1 unplaced genomic scaffold, ASM357369v1 unplaced-scaffold_102, whole genome shotgun sequence genome and includes:
- the LOC113327511 gene encoding calmodulin-like protein 6, whose product is MIDIVGTCYRFIGDVLHGFRAQPSKSNVDNVEVDPKPASKPLNLTKFDDLAAQALTTVFGMDAEGRIKKEQARKVVENLGLIGGMDETKNFELPGSLEEDQELKAEEIVDGLDDDQDGLRRSELMKRAFTVFDEDGDGYIDATEIKRVLECLGLAKGWDMDQFEKMIKAVDLNFDGKVDLSEFELMMGAKIM